The Acetomicrobium flavidum genome window below encodes:
- a CDS encoding UDP-N-acetylmuramoyl-tripeptide--D-alanyl-D-alanine ligase, with the protein MNCKHASSITLTIGNLLGCTSVCGKDIGMPCRVETDSRKIKDGDIFVALKGERLDGHDFILDAVRRGARGVIFKQEEMPKYSELLQGKDVTLFGVQSPERAIVDAAVRYLSSFSSLKDIIAITGSVGKTTTKDAIGRILQGKYKAHVSAGNHNTLLGCSLTVLSAPSDTEYLVLEMGANAKGEIAEIADHFPPSMAVITSVEPVHLEGFGDIRGVLEAKLEIVTPHCEVLFINGDCSLLAEGVAALTDRPSRVITIGRDPSCMFKILDTKLHQDGHQYLREVLIETPLGVAQLESKLWGEQHAMVVAVATAVGYEIGLNFDDIASSLREMSSPKGRGALLKSDEGIMFVDESYNASPVTVKAALKNLLGIPSRGRRIAVLGGMRELGGFEREFHREVFETAISVADVTILYGKEWNNLSANGKEVLHLHDIEEIVNYLKGILRSGDIVLVKGSRVYEMERIYEWWSLNEL; encoded by the coding sequence ATGAACTGTAAACACGCTTCTTCGATTACATTGACGATTGGAAATCTGCTGGGCTGCACATCTGTATGCGGTAAGGATATAGGCATGCCCTGTCGAGTGGAAACCGATAGCAGAAAGATCAAGGATGGGGATATATTCGTAGCCCTTAAGGGCGAAAGGCTGGATGGACACGACTTCATCCTTGATGCCGTAAGAAGGGGAGCAAGGGGAGTAATATTTAAGCAGGAAGAGATGCCCAAATATAGTGAGCTTTTGCAGGGCAAGGATGTGACGCTTTTTGGGGTGCAGTCTCCTGAACGGGCAATAGTAGACGCAGCTGTTCGATATCTTTCTTCATTTTCTTCCTTAAAGGACATAATAGCCATTACCGGCAGCGTCGGCAAGACGACCACTAAAGACGCCATAGGCAGGATATTGCAAGGGAAATATAAAGCACACGTTTCCGCAGGCAATCATAACACCTTGCTCGGTTGTTCATTGACCGTCCTGTCGGCACCTTCGGACACAGAATACTTGGTATTGGAGATGGGCGCAAACGCAAAAGGAGAGATAGCCGAGATTGCAGATCATTTCCCTCCTTCGATGGCCGTCATAACCTCCGTTGAACCGGTACATTTAGAGGGATTTGGAGATATCCGGGGAGTCCTTGAGGCCAAGCTTGAAATCGTGACTCCGCATTGTGAAGTTTTATTCATAAATGGCGATTGTTCCTTATTAGCTGAAGGAGTCGCCGCCTTGACGGACAGGCCGTCAAGAGTGATAACCATCGGAAGAGACCCATCTTGCATGTTTAAAATTTTGGACACCAAACTACACCAGGATGGACATCAATACTTGAGAGAAGTCTTGATAGAAACCCCCCTTGGAGTTGCACAACTTGAAAGCAAATTGTGGGGCGAGCAACATGCCATGGTAGTGGCTGTGGCTACAGCTGTAGGGTATGAGATTGGCCTGAACTTCGACGATATAGCTTCAAGTTTAAGGGAGATGTCCTCACCCAAGGGTAGAGGTGCTTTGCTTAAAAGCGATGAAGGCATTATGTTTGTCGATGAATCGTACAATGCAAGTCCCGTGACGGTAAAGGCAGCCCTAAAGAACCTACTGGGCATACCATCACGGGGGCGAAGAATAGCAGTCTTAGGCGGGATGAGGGAACTTGGAGGTTTTGAGAGGGAGTTTCACCGTGAAGTGTTTGAAACGGCAATTTCTGTTGCCGATGTCACCATACTATATGGAAAGGAATGGAACAATTTAAGCGCCAATGGCAAAGAGGTCCTTCATCTACATGACATCGAAGAGATCGTAAATTATTTGAAAGGCATTCTGCGTTCGGGAGATATAGTATTAGTCAAAGGTTCCAGGGTATATGAGATGGAGCGAATTTATGAATGGTGGTCATTAAATGAGCTGTGA
- the mraY gene encoding phospho-N-acetylmuramoyl-pentapeptide-transferase, producing the protein MSCEYLLLIFGLLMILGIALQRLWIGLFVKFKLGQTPKDYGPKRHILLKAGTPTMGGAIFIVLTIVALLFVKESYATKGEMFVLWWLAFGGGAVGLLDDLLKIARRSSEGLTLRQKLLAQIVVAVPWAWIAANQVPLYLLSSSSPLGFKTSFFILCFFAVGLYNALNITDGLDGLATGASIASMVALLWTLEIPSCRLSLVIGLACALSFLWYNSHPARVFMGDVGAHFIAGLLMGNVVMSGYILLILPVSFIFGIEIISVILQIISFRCFGGRRIFKMSPLHHHFELCGWQEEHIVVRFWLIHIIGISLLGALIGWQVM; encoded by the coding sequence ATGAGCTGTGAGTATCTTTTGCTAATTTTTGGTCTATTGATGATATTAGGGATCGCCTTGCAGAGGCTATGGATAGGACTTTTCGTTAAATTTAAGTTGGGGCAGACCCCTAAAGATTATGGGCCGAAGCGCCATATCCTCTTAAAGGCAGGCACCCCCACGATGGGCGGTGCTATATTTATCGTCCTGACCATCGTAGCATTGCTCTTTGTTAAAGAAAGTTATGCGACTAAAGGCGAGATGTTCGTGCTATGGTGGCTGGCCTTTGGGGGTGGCGCTGTCGGTTTACTTGATGATCTCCTAAAGATAGCAAGAAGATCTAGCGAAGGCCTTACATTGCGACAAAAACTGCTTGCGCAAATTGTGGTGGCCGTACCCTGGGCATGGATTGCAGCAAATCAGGTTCCGCTATATTTGCTTTCGAGCTCTAGCCCGCTTGGGTTTAAAACTTCATTTTTTATACTCTGTTTTTTTGCTGTAGGCCTGTATAATGCCTTGAACATAACAGACGGTTTGGACGGACTTGCGACCGGGGCTTCCATAGCCTCAATGGTCGCCCTACTTTGGACGCTAGAAATTCCATCATGCAGGTTATCTTTAGTCATAGGCTTGGCGTGCGCTTTGTCATTTTTGTGGTACAATTCCCATCCGGCAAGGGTGTTCATGGGAGATGTTGGAGCTCATTTTATCGCCGGTCTTTTGATGGGTAACGTCGTCATGTCGGGGTATATTTTGCTTATACTTCCAGTATCATTTATCTTTGGTATAGAGATAATTTCCGTCATACTTCAAATCATATCCTTCAGATGTTTTGGCGGAAGAAGGATCTTTAAGATGAGCCCGTTGCATCATCACTTTGAGTTATGCGGATGGCAAGAAGAGCACATCGTAGTAAGGTTTTGGTTGATACATATCATCGGCATTTCGCTTTTAGGGGCTCTAATTGGTTGGCAGGTGATGTAG
- the murD gene encoding UDP-N-acetylmuramoyl-L-alanine--D-glutamate ligase has product MKITVVGSGVSGKALALFAKNAGFDVFVTEQNKLDDDTKELYDENGIKWEEGGHTRGLLDCDLLVLSSGVSEKSIPVKMARQEGLPLKGELDFIYPYLSGKIIGVTGTNGKSTTAALVHHLLTKLGYNAALAGNFGIPLANFAMKKFDYIVIEVSSFQLHWATHFSFDIAIVTNICPDHIDWHGSFEAYVKAKRRIIDLLAPDGYCIYRTKEEDLLQIGNRKGARLYWSSNTPVYGNAVQDDLVLSNSEVVLMANDHNLKLFSPTTLPLFGRHNVENAAMAMAAVYYLGRDVNKASKSLSDFKNLPHRCERVGEKDGVLFIDDSKGTNVASTITAITSIPGRKVVILGGRGKGEQYDELAKVVKEHVKAAILLGEEKEAISKALEEAKFYNFYFVSSMEEAVSMAFKIADQGEIVLLSPACTSWDMYKNYHERGMHFQKIVKEIVKADTVKNG; this is encoded by the coding sequence ATGAAAATCACAGTAGTCGGAAGTGGCGTCAGCGGAAAAGCTTTGGCGTTATTTGCAAAAAATGCAGGTTTTGATGTGTTCGTGACCGAACAAAATAAGTTGGACGACGATACTAAAGAGCTATACGACGAAAATGGGATAAAGTGGGAGGAGGGTGGCCATACAAGAGGATTGCTTGATTGCGACCTCCTGGTGTTAAGTTCGGGGGTATCCGAAAAAAGCATTCCCGTCAAGATGGCTCGCCAGGAAGGGCTACCCCTGAAGGGTGAGCTGGATTTCATATATCCCTATTTATCCGGTAAGATCATAGGCGTAACCGGCACCAACGGAAAAAGCACCACAGCTGCTTTAGTGCATCATTTATTGACAAAATTGGGATATAATGCTGCTTTAGCGGGTAATTTTGGTATCCCTCTGGCTAATTTTGCCATGAAGAAATTTGACTACATTGTCATAGAGGTGAGCAGCTTTCAGCTTCATTGGGCGACTCATTTTAGCTTCGACATAGCCATAGTGACCAATATATGTCCCGATCACATCGACTGGCACGGAAGTTTTGAGGCGTACGTTAAGGCAAAGAGGCGAATAATAGATCTTCTTGCCCCAGATGGATATTGCATATACCGCACCAAAGAAGAAGACCTCCTACAGATCGGCAATCGCAAGGGTGCTCGCCTTTATTGGTCTTCAAACACGCCGGTATATGGAAATGCAGTTCAAGACGATCTAGTGTTAAGCAACTCCGAGGTAGTTTTGATGGCAAATGATCATAATTTGAAGCTCTTTTCCCCCACGACTTTACCGCTCTTTGGTCGACATAACGTCGAAAATGCTGCGATGGCCATGGCTGCCGTATATTACCTGGGGCGCGATGTAAATAAGGCAAGCAAGTCTCTTTCAGACTTTAAGAACCTTCCCCATAGGTGTGAAAGGGTTGGCGAAAAAGACGGGGTGCTTTTTATCGATGACTCAAAGGGCACAAACGTTGCCTCAACCATTACGGCCATAACGTCAATTCCCGGCAGGAAGGTTGTTATATTGGGTGGCAGGGGCAAAGGAGAGCAATACGATGAGCTCGCTAAAGTTGTAAAAGAACACGTCAAAGCTGCGATACTATTGGGAGAGGAAAAAGAAGCAATTTCAAAGGCATTGGAAGAAGCAAAATTTTATAACTTTTATTTTGTTTCGTCCATGGAAGAAGCCGTAAGCATGGCCTTTAAAATTGCCGACCAAGGAGAGATAGTATTGCTTTCTCCGGCATGTACCAGCTGGGACATGTACAAAAACTACCATGAAAGAGGAATGCATTTTCAAAAAATTGTCAAGGAGATTGTAAAAGCAGACACCGTGAAAAATGGATGA
- a CDS encoding FtsW/RodA/SpoVE family cell cycle protein, which translates to MKVRSKPKKKHEVACFFDVWLAVIPLLLSLFGIIMIISASGYFSLKTFGSPWTYGIKQIKWLLVSLISLGVMYSIPISFWRRWSAFLWVMAILLSFVALMPFLGMSVGGSSRWIRLGPFSFQPSELLIFLMVVHLSKVICQTDWDPRKAFARTIGVITVSAAPLLLQPDIGSTLILVAVGMGMFIMKYGWKYPLMLLFALVVPMMIFIFSAAYRLRRLRAWLNPWQDPLNEGFQVIQGLIAFANGGFWGVGLGRSLQKLQYLPAAHTDFIFAICAEEFGLLGTLTIVGAFALMTWRVHLLWLQANEEYLSFLIFGLWLSILIPFFINIGGVTTLIPLTGKAMPFLSYGGSAILATWMKVGLLLRCSADIKGRGTLNMRSSF; encoded by the coding sequence ATGAAAGTGCGATCGAAACCCAAAAAAAAACACGAAGTTGCATGTTTCTTTGACGTATGGTTGGCCGTGATCCCACTGCTTTTGTCTCTTTTTGGGATCATAATGATAATATCTGCCTCCGGTTACTTTTCGCTGAAAACATTTGGCTCGCCATGGACTTACGGCATAAAGCAGATTAAGTGGCTTTTGGTCTCCTTGATCTCCTTGGGGGTAATGTATTCCATCCCCATAAGCTTTTGGAGGCGATGGTCCGCCTTTTTGTGGGTCATGGCCATATTATTGTCATTTGTCGCCTTAATGCCCTTTTTAGGGATGTCGGTTGGAGGTTCGTCCAGGTGGATCAGATTGGGCCCATTTTCCTTTCAACCGTCGGAGTTGTTGATATTTTTGATGGTCGTTCATCTGTCCAAGGTCATCTGTCAAACGGATTGGGATCCGAGAAAGGCCTTTGCACGAACGATTGGGGTGATAACCGTCAGCGCCGCTCCCCTTCTTCTTCAGCCCGATATAGGCTCCACGCTCATACTTGTTGCGGTGGGGATGGGGATGTTCATCATGAAGTATGGTTGGAAGTACCCTTTAATGCTTTTGTTTGCCTTGGTGGTACCGATGATGATATTCATATTCAGTGCCGCTTATAGGCTCAGGAGGCTTAGGGCGTGGTTAAATCCCTGGCAGGATCCCTTAAATGAAGGATTTCAGGTCATACAGGGATTGATCGCCTTTGCTAATGGTGGATTTTGGGGGGTAGGGCTTGGAAGGAGCTTGCAGAAGCTTCAATATTTGCCTGCTGCCCACACCGACTTCATATTTGCCATATGCGCCGAAGAATTCGGCCTTTTAGGCACATTAACGATCGTGGGCGCCTTTGCGCTCATGACGTGGAGGGTACATCTGCTCTGGCTACAAGCAAATGAAGAGTATTTGAGTTTTTTGATCTTCGGCCTTTGGCTTTCTATCTTGATACCCTTTTTCATAAACATTGGGGGGGTAACTACGCTAATACCGCTTACGGGAAAGGCCATGCCTTTCTTGAGCTATGGCGGCAGCGCCATTTTGGCGACATGGATGAAGGTGGGATTGCTGCTGCGCTGTTCCGCAGATATCAAAGGGCGAGGGACACTAAACATGAGGAGCAGTTTTTAA
- a CDS encoding UDP-N-acetylglucosamine--N-acetylmuramyl-(pentapeptide) pyrophosphoryl-undecaprenol N-acetylglucosamine transferase, with protein MSDHLRILIVAGGTGGHILPAISFGRWIEERNLPAEVTYLCGNRELETSIYRALGISPIVMPLSGSPFGVKGFRSILRWKELFVFLAKVHKLVKEIMPDVILLFGGYLSVPFILASSFLHVPIVAHEQNAVAGKATRLCSKRGIPVLAGWEECLFLDSGTFTTVGVPIRRIKFMDRQSAWESIGGKGIVPSKKFVMVMGGSIGGYSLKQSIIEVAKRDSLKNHIFVLIGGDGRPGIQQVSGNVLNVPPSWDLSAHFSLADYAVTRCGASTLSELICYDVPGVLVPWENASDGHQLMNAKLFLRLGKGKIWRENESIDQLEDMLLEVSNLHRTLNYDECDAKRNEICVRFWDAMSFSMKGEGPIGRV; from the coding sequence ATGAGCGATCATCTTCGGATATTAATCGTTGCAGGTGGAACCGGGGGACATATTTTGCCGGCAATATCCTTTGGCCGATGGATTGAAGAAAGGAATTTGCCCGCTGAAGTCACTTACCTTTGTGGCAACAGGGAACTTGAAACGAGCATCTACAGGGCATTGGGGATAAGTCCTATCGTCATGCCCCTATCGGGGTCTCCCTTCGGGGTCAAGGGTTTTCGTTCTATTTTACGATGGAAAGAATTGTTTGTTTTTTTAGCTAAAGTGCATAAATTGGTTAAAGAGATCATGCCCGACGTCATCCTTCTTTTCGGAGGCTATCTGTCAGTGCCCTTCATCTTAGCTTCATCATTCCTTCATGTTCCTATCGTTGCACATGAGCAAAATGCCGTTGCCGGCAAGGCGACCAGGCTTTGTTCGAAGCGAGGTATACCTGTATTGGCAGGTTGGGAAGAATGTCTTTTTCTAGATTCAGGAACCTTTACGACCGTTGGGGTTCCCATTCGAAGGATCAAGTTTATGGATAGACAGAGTGCCTGGGAATCCATTGGAGGGAAAGGCATAGTTCCTTCAAAAAAGTTTGTAATGGTAATGGGCGGCTCTATTGGAGGTTACTCGTTAAAGCAATCTATTATTGAGGTTGCAAAGCGTGATTCTTTAAAGAACCACATATTTGTGTTGATTGGAGGCGATGGGAGGCCGGGCATTCAGCAAGTTTCTGGCAACGTATTGAATGTACCTCCTTCTTGGGATCTGTCGGCACATTTTTCTTTGGCTGACTATGCAGTTACCAGGTGTGGGGCATCGACACTATCGGAACTTATCTGCTATGATGTACCAGGCGTGTTGGTGCCTTGGGAGAACGCTTCAGATGGCCACCAACTGATGAATGCAAAGCTTTTTTTACGTCTTGGAAAAGGTAAAATATGGCGCGAGAACGAAAGTATCGACCAATTAGAGGATATGCTTTTGGAGGTATCTAATTTGCACAGGACTCTTAATTACGACGAGTGTGACGCGAAAAGAAACGAGATATGTGTCCGCTTCTGGGACGCTATGTCTTTTTCTATGAAAGGAGAGGGCCCCATTGGACGCGTTTAG
- the murC gene encoding UDP-N-acetylmuramate--L-alanine ligase: MDAFSKSTIFGDGIKSLHLMGVGGAGMSGLAHLLKELGYEVSGCDVSRTSYICNLERLGIKVLRGHCASHIDIFKPDLLVYSSAIAWNNVELEYARKVGVNIARRGDILSALFNRLKGIGIAGAHGKTTTSSMIATVLDAAGLDPTVAIGGEVSDIGGNARLGHGEYMVSELDESDGSFELFSCHIPVITNIDWDHVNFYPTFQSVQDAFVRFLSNRKDGGKIVMCGEDAGCQSVSKLFAPHCITYGWGKHWNWGAVDVNHSIGGGVTFTAIREGKEMGRLALRVSGEHNVLNALAACAVGDLLNIDFGIVQKALYNFKGTKRRLQCLGISNGIYFYDDYGHHPREIRATLDTLRNIFPSHRLVVIFQPHRYTRTKAMYAKFAEVLANADVVYILPVYPADEKLEESISSDLITNCLVNEYGHERCLSVSEGEVVTKVADELLPGDILLTLGAGNVNVYGNQIFNVIASNLRRQGMVSI; the protein is encoded by the coding sequence TTGGACGCGTTTAGCAAATCTACGATTTTTGGAGACGGCATCAAGTCTCTTCATTTGATGGGAGTCGGAGGCGCCGGCATGAGCGGGCTGGCTCATTTACTGAAAGAGCTTGGCTACGAGGTGTCAGGTTGCGACGTTAGCAGGACCAGCTATATATGCAACCTCGAAAGGCTTGGCATAAAGGTCTTGAGAGGCCATTGCGCATCTCACATAGATATCTTTAAGCCGGATCTGTTGGTATACAGCAGCGCTATCGCATGGAACAACGTGGAGCTGGAATATGCCAGAAAGGTTGGAGTGAACATAGCCAGGAGGGGCGACATCCTGAGCGCCTTATTCAATCGATTAAAGGGCATCGGCATAGCTGGGGCCCACGGCAAGACTACCACTTCATCCATGATCGCTACAGTGTTGGATGCCGCAGGCTTGGATCCCACCGTGGCGATAGGGGGCGAAGTGTCCGATATAGGAGGCAATGCGAGGCTGGGACATGGCGAGTACATGGTATCTGAGCTTGACGAAAGCGACGGATCCTTTGAGCTGTTTTCATGTCATATACCGGTGATCACCAACATAGATTGGGATCATGTTAATTTTTATCCAACGTTTCAATCTGTTCAGGATGCCTTCGTTCGATTTTTATCGAACCGGAAGGATGGCGGGAAGATAGTTATGTGCGGAGAGGATGCAGGATGCCAGTCCGTATCGAAGCTTTTTGCCCCCCATTGCATCACTTACGGATGGGGTAAGCATTGGAACTGGGGTGCCGTGGATGTAAATCATTCCATAGGTGGAGGCGTTACGTTTACTGCAATAAGGGAAGGCAAGGAAATGGGAAGGCTTGCCCTCAGGGTATCGGGTGAGCATAACGTTTTGAATGCCTTGGCAGCTTGTGCCGTAGGGGATTTGTTGAACATAGACTTCGGTATAGTTCAAAAGGCCCTTTATAACTTCAAGGGAACCAAAAGAAGATTGCAATGCCTTGGGATCAGTAACGGCATATATTTTTACGACGATTATGGCCATCATCCCAGGGAAATTCGAGCCACCTTGGATACCTTGCGTAACATTTTCCCATCCCATAGGTTGGTAGTGATATTCCAACCGCACAGATATACGCGCACGAAAGCGATGTACGCCAAATTTGCCGAGGTGCTGGCGAATGCCGACGTGGTGTACATACTTCCAGTATATCCCGCCGACGAAAAACTCGAGGAGTCGATCAGCTCTGACCTGATCACGAATTGTTTGGTGAATGAATACGGCCATGAGCGATGTCTTTCCGTTAGCGAAGGGGAGGTTGTTACAAAGGTGGCCGACGAGTTGTTGCCGGGAGATATCCTTCTGACGTTGGGGGCGGGTAACGTTAATGTATATGGAAATCAGATATTCAATGTAATCGCCTCGAATTTAAGGAGACAAGGCATGGTGTCCATATGA
- the ftsA gene encoding cell division protein FtsA, whose protein sequence is MYEKIDLIAGLDIGTTKTSVIVAEKDRRTGEAQIIGVGSAPSMGLRKGLIVNFEQVVRSISSALEDAESMTGIAVNKAFVCFSGALTTSIISKGMISLGSTPRQVTEVDVQRVIDASLSEISMPNNYCTVHTIPVMYSIDGQKGIDDPLGMTGVRLEVEVQSIMSPTATVQNVVNCAERAGVSVTGLIVKPLASALGVLTPGEITSGVAVVDIGGGTTGVSIYVDGALKKLSVIQIGGDHITNDVARVLKIPMEAAEELKKHISLGDDSDAFDEELEFLVQGKRGSCSAAQVHEVVYNRLEELFEDFVNKELRDIGSIMLPSGLVLTGGVAKTNGIADMASEILGMPVRIANPIDGPKMPPGRNGCEYASLAGIIKYVNILEKYPLKFIGPSISFSSNIIAGQTKVKRSKVGVEEDHGPGVIVMFKNLLSTIKRTFKELF, encoded by the coding sequence ATGTACGAAAAGATTGATTTGATTGCAGGGCTTGACATAGGCACAACAAAGACCTCGGTAATCGTGGCGGAAAAAGATCGGCGTACCGGCGAAGCTCAGATAATCGGAGTCGGGTCGGCTCCTTCTATGGGCTTGCGCAAGGGCTTGATCGTCAACTTCGAACAGGTCGTTCGGTCCATATCTTCTGCCCTCGAGGATGCCGAGAGCATGACTGGCATCGCCGTAAATAAGGCATTCGTCTGCTTTAGCGGCGCTCTTACTACTAGTATAATTTCGAAGGGCATGATATCGCTCGGCAGCACTCCAAGGCAGGTCACCGAGGTTGATGTCCAAAGGGTGATAGATGCTTCCTTATCCGAGATAAGCATGCCCAACAATTACTGCACAGTACATACCATACCGGTCATGTATTCCATAGACGGACAAAAAGGCATCGACGATCCCCTGGGAATGACCGGGGTGCGCCTAGAAGTCGAGGTGCAGTCCATCATGTCTCCTACTGCGACCGTGCAAAATGTAGTCAACTGCGCCGAACGGGCGGGAGTCAGCGTAACTGGGCTGATCGTAAAACCCCTGGCAAGCGCCTTGGGGGTGTTAACCCCGGGAGAGATAACGTCAGGAGTCGCTGTGGTGGATATCGGAGGGGGCACCACTGGGGTTTCCATTTATGTGGATGGGGCGTTAAAGAAGCTTTCCGTAATTCAAATCGGGGGAGATCACATAACAAATGACGTTGCAAGGGTCTTAAAGATTCCCATGGAAGCTGCTGAGGAACTAAAAAAGCACATATCCCTCGGGGATGACTCTGACGCCTTTGACGAAGAGCTGGAATTTCTGGTCCAGGGCAAGCGGGGAAGCTGTAGCGCTGCACAGGTGCACGAGGTGGTGTATAATCGACTGGAGGAATTATTCGAAGATTTTGTAAACAAGGAGCTTCGTGACATCGGTTCAATTATGCTGCCAAGTGGGTTGGTGTTGACAGGCGGCGTTGCAAAGACCAATGGCATTGCCGATATGGCCTCGGAAATTCTAGGCATGCCCGTCAGAATTGCTAATCCCATTGATGGACCTAAGATGCCTCCCGGCAGAAACGGCTGTGAATATGCATCATTGGCAGGGATCATAAAATACGTGAACATTTTGGAAAAATATCCTCTTAAATTCATAGGACCGTCCATATCATTTTCATCCAACATCATCGCCGGGCAAACCAAGGTCAAAAGGAGTAAAGTCGGCGTAGAGGAAGATCATGGACCTGGTGTGATCGTAATGTTTAAGAACCTATTGAGCACTATTAAAAGGACGTTTAAAGAACTTTTTTAA
- the ftsZ gene encoding cell division protein FtsZ gives MAENGKLFEIDNSKEGKYREVIKVVGVGGGGNNALNHIISSGLKGVEFIAANTDVAQLNQNLASIKIVLGEQLTKGKGAGSDPEIGFKAAKESADMIKEILQGADMVFITAGMGGGTGTGASPVIAEVAKETGALVVAVVTKPFIFEGKVRIKQALEGIKNLQDKVDALIVIPNDKLLEISDKKMALLDSFKLADEVLRQAVQGVTDLILRPGLINVDFADVRAVMSNAGSAIMGIGEASGEDRAVMAAKAAINSPLMETPMQGAKGILFNVTGGNNVGIHEIKEAAQVITEAAAEDAIIIWGHVLDPEMDDKLQITVIATGFSPISQQSETSRVKSMSGKKRSRVDLEEAEVKVPEEDLFRISGVQVDTFDLPTVVRRKKKE, from the coding sequence ATGGCTGAAAATGGGAAGTTATTTGAAATCGACAACTCAAAAGAAGGCAAATACAGAGAGGTTATCAAAGTTGTTGGCGTAGGCGGCGGCGGCAATAACGCATTAAACCACATAATATCGAGTGGCCTTAAAGGGGTGGAGTTCATAGCAGCCAACACTGACGTCGCTCAATTAAACCAAAATTTGGCCAGCATTAAGATAGTGCTTGGTGAGCAACTTACCAAGGGCAAAGGCGCTGGATCGGATCCTGAAATAGGATTTAAGGCTGCCAAGGAATCCGCTGACATGATAAAAGAAATCTTACAGGGAGCTGACATGGTTTTTATTACAGCCGGAATGGGCGGTGGTACGGGGACTGGGGCATCTCCGGTCATCGCCGAAGTGGCCAAGGAAACAGGGGCCCTGGTCGTTGCCGTTGTTACAAAGCCCTTTATTTTTGAGGGTAAAGTGAGAATTAAACAAGCCCTGGAAGGCATTAAAAATTTACAGGATAAGGTTGATGCTCTTATCGTAATACCCAACGACAAGTTGCTTGAGATATCCGATAAAAAAATGGCTTTACTCGATTCGTTCAAGTTAGCCGATGAAGTGCTGCGTCAGGCTGTACAGGGAGTGACAGATCTGATATTGAGGCCTGGATTGATAAACGTCGACTTCGCGGATGTAAGAGCTGTAATGAGCAACGCTGGGTCTGCAATAATGGGCATTGGCGAGGCCTCGGGAGAGGACCGTGCCGTCATGGCTGCAAAGGCTGCCATAAACAGCCCCTTGATGGAAACTCCGATGCAGGGAGCAAAGGGGATATTGTTCAATGTAACAGGCGGCAATAACGTCGGAATTCATGAGATCAAAGAGGCAGCTCAAGTAATCACTGAGGCAGCTGCAGAGGATGCTATTATAATTTGGGGTCACGTCTTGGATCCCGAAATGGATGATAAGCTTCAAATTACCGTTATAGCCACTGGCTTTTCTCCTATTTCTCAACAGAGCGAGACTTCTCGAGTAAAGAGCATGTCCGGCAAAAAGAGGTCGCGCGTAGACCTTGAAGAGGCTGAGGTTAAGGTCCCTGAGGAGGACTTGTTCAGAATAAGTGGAGTACAAGTCGATACCTTTGACCTTCCCACCGTTGTGAGGAGGAAAAAGAAGGAGTAG